A window from Vicia villosa cultivar HV-30 ecotype Madison, WI unplaced genomic scaffold, Vvil1.0 ctg.003066F_1_1, whole genome shotgun sequence encodes these proteins:
- the LOC131640339 gene encoding uncharacterized protein LOC131640339, translating into MSVLINGSTTKDFFVEKGLRQGDPLSPFLFVLVTEVLTALMKKAISIGDFRAFKINDNVESNIFGVIVGEGYLETASIFLSCKIDRLPFKFLGVRVGDSPRKYSMWRELILVMKNRLAVWKGVHLNIAGHVCLINVVLSALPIYSLSFYNAPSKVLSEITAIQRKFL; encoded by the exons ATGTCCGTTCTCATCAATGGTAGCACCACTAAGGATTTCTTCGTGGAGAAGGGGCTTCGGCAAGGggatcctctttctccttttttaTTCGTTTTGGTCACAGAGGTTCTAACGGCGTTGATGAAAAAGGCTATCTCTATTGGAGACTTCCGTGCTTTCAAGATTAATGATAATGTGGAA AGCAACATTTTCGGTGTTATTGTTGGTGAAGGGTATCTCGAGACGGCTTCTATCTTCCTATCTTGTAAGATTGATAGATTACCGTTTAAATTTCTTGGAGTGAGAGTGGGAGATAGCCCGAGGAAATATTCAATGTGGCGGGAGTTGATTTTGGTTATGAAGAATAGATTGGCGGTGTGGAAAGGTGTGCATCTAAATATAGCCGGTCACGTGTGTTTGATAAATGTCGTGTTAAGTGCTTTACCTATTTACTCTCTCTCGTTTTACAATGCCCCTTCCAAGGTCCTTAGTGAGATTACCGCCAttcaaagaaaatttctttag